The Halobellus sp. MBLA0158 genome has a window encoding:
- the glmU gene encoding bifunctional sugar-1-phosphate nucleotidylyltransferase/acetyltransferase, which produces MRPLTDDRPKPLLPAAGRPLLEHVFDACADVVEEFVVVVGYRGEDVSDALGAEYRGIPISYVDQENPRGTAHAIAQARSVVDDRFVVLNGDVLVDPGLAEALAAADGYAIATTAVSDPSSYGVVSVGADGDLEAIVEKPSEPPTNLANVGCYAFEPEVFEYIDRTGESERGEYEITETLELLLADDREISVVEYDGRWLDVGRPWELLRANELLLEDIECEIDGDVAAGATVDGDVVVEEGATVRDGVTIEGPAVVKSGAEVGPNAYVREATVVGPNGKIGHGVEVKNSILMEDAAVPHLSYVGDSVLGRDVNLGAGTKVANLRHDDTSVKMTVKGERVDTGRRKLGVVLGDRAKTGINTSLNAGVKLASGATTTPGEVVVRDVESE; this is translated from the coding sequence ATGCGGCCGCTGACGGACGACAGACCCAAGCCGCTGCTCCCGGCGGCCGGCCGACCGCTCCTCGAACACGTCTTCGACGCCTGCGCCGACGTCGTCGAGGAGTTCGTCGTCGTGGTCGGCTACCGGGGCGAGGACGTGAGCGACGCGCTCGGAGCCGAGTATCGGGGGATTCCGATCAGCTACGTCGACCAGGAGAACCCGAGGGGGACGGCGCACGCCATCGCGCAGGCCCGCTCTGTCGTCGACGATCGCTTCGTCGTCCTCAACGGGGACGTCCTCGTCGACCCCGGGCTCGCCGAGGCGCTCGCCGCCGCCGACGGATACGCCATCGCGACGACTGCGGTGTCGGACCCGAGTTCGTACGGCGTCGTCTCGGTCGGCGCCGACGGCGACCTGGAAGCCATCGTCGAGAAACCGTCGGAGCCGCCGACGAACCTCGCGAACGTCGGCTGTTACGCCTTCGAGCCGGAGGTGTTCGAGTACATCGACCGGACGGGAGAGAGCGAGCGCGGCGAGTACGAGATCACGGAGACGCTGGAGTTGCTGCTGGCGGACGACCGCGAGATCTCCGTCGTGGAGTACGACGGCCGCTGGCTCGACGTGGGGCGACCCTGGGAGCTGCTGCGGGCGAACGAACTCCTTTTGGAGGACATCGAGTGCGAGATCGACGGAGACGTCGCAGCCGGCGCGACCGTCGACGGCGACGTCGTCGTCGAGGAAGGGGCGACAGTTCGCGACGGTGTGACCATCGAGGGCCCCGCGGTCGTGAAATCCGGCGCCGAAGTGGGCCCGAACGCGTACGTCCGCGAGGCGACGGTCGTCGGCCCGAATGGAAAAATCGGACACGGCGTCGAAGTCAAGAACTCGATTCTGATGGAAGACGCGGCGGTCCCGCATCTGTCGTACGTCGGCGACTCGGTCCTCGGACGGGACGTGAACCTCGGCGCCGGAACGAAGGTGGCGAACCTGCGCCACGACGATACCTCGGTGAAGATGACCGTGAAGGGCGAACGCGTGGACACGGGTCGGCGGAAGCTGGGCGTCGTGCTCGGCGACCGGGCGAAGACGGGCATCAACACGAGTCTGAACGCGGGCGTGAAACTGGCGTCGGGAGCGACGACCACGCCCGGTGAAGTGGTGGTCCGGGACGTCGAATCCGAGTAA
- a CDS encoding zinc finger HIT domain-containing protein, whose translation MSVTGACQVCEQREAEYACHRCGAAVCSVHFDQDRGVCVHCADPEGRDDVFAEGDGDVPEFR comes from the coding sequence ATGAGCGTGACGGGCGCCTGTCAGGTGTGCGAACAGCGCGAGGCCGAGTACGCGTGCCACCGCTGTGGCGCGGCCGTCTGTTCGGTCCACTTCGACCAGGACCGCGGCGTCTGCGTCCACTGCGCCGATCCGGAGGGCCGCGACGACGTGTTCGCCGAGGGCGACGGGGACGTGCCCGAGTTCCGGTGA
- a CDS encoding ribbon-helix-helix domain-containing protein, with product MTEYTTVSIPKDLAERVDDTIEGTSFSSTSDLVRFLLRSIVIQYQREGELTEAEFEDIAAQLADLGYLDR from the coding sequence ATGACGGAGTACACCACGGTCTCGATCCCGAAGGACCTCGCCGAGCGCGTCGACGACACCATCGAGGGGACGAGCTTTTCGAGCACCAGCGACCTCGTGCGGTTCCTGCTCCGGAGCATCGTGATCCAGTACCAGCGCGAGGGCGAACTCACCGAGGCCGAGTTCGAGGACATCGCCGCCCAGCTCGCCGACCTGGGCTATCTGGACCGCTGA
- a CDS encoding amphi-Trp domain-containing protein yields the protein MTEPHIDGDADAESEPDSDHEADTDAESERTTIRTGRDFEESYRLDAEEAGRFLVELGEQLRDGDELTIATDEWELPFAFGEPVELEIDFEGVGEPELEIELELPGRTDETAPDVE from the coding sequence ATGACCGAGCCACACATCGACGGCGACGCCGACGCGGAGAGCGAGCCCGACTCGGACCACGAAGCCGACACCGACGCGGAATCCGAGCGTACGACGATCAGGACCGGACGGGACTTCGAGGAGTCGTACCGACTCGACGCCGAGGAGGCCGGTCGGTTCCTGGTCGAACTCGGCGAACAGCTCCGCGACGGCGACGAACTGACGATCGCGACCGACGAGTGGGAGCTGCCCTTCGCGTTCGGCGAGCCCGTCGAACTGGAGATCGACTTCGAGGGAGTCGGCGAGCCCGAACTCGAAATCGAACTGGAGCTTCCCGGCCGGACCGACGAGACGGCGCCCGACGTCGAGTAG
- the glmM gene encoding phosphoglucosamine mutase: protein MFGTSGIRGRVGSEVTAELALSVGRALASTGYERVVVGRDVRESGRMLERALVAGVTECGGDAIDVGVEPTPTIARYVGEVDADAGVAITASHNPPEDNGIKLWSPSGQAFDERKKREIAEAVEREAFDLADWDGVGERTAASDARERHAAVLREALTDAPIDELSVVVDVGNGTGRVTADVLDAVGCDIETLNGQRDGGFPGRPSEPTAENCATARVLVESIDADLGILHDGDADRMLAVDEEGAFVGGDALLALFGRREVGEGDRVAVPVDTSLAVADAVSERGGDVVYTPVGDVFVAERAAESGVVFGGEPSGAWIWPDETLCPDGPLAACRLAAVVADDGPLSALVDELPQYPIRRDAVRTERKGAVMDRVRGIADEEYAEVQTLDGVRIDTDRGWFLVRASGTEPLVRLTAEARDEDDADALFAEAKELVERASD from the coding sequence ATGTTCGGGACCAGCGGCATCCGCGGGCGCGTCGGGTCGGAAGTCACCGCCGAGTTGGCGCTCAGCGTCGGCCGGGCGCTCGCCTCGACGGGATACGAACGGGTCGTCGTCGGCCGCGACGTCCGCGAGAGCGGCCGGATGCTCGAACGCGCGCTCGTCGCGGGCGTGACCGAGTGCGGCGGCGACGCGATCGACGTCGGCGTCGAGCCGACGCCCACTATCGCCCGCTACGTGGGCGAGGTCGACGCGGACGCTGGCGTCGCGATCACGGCCTCGCACAATCCCCCCGAGGACAACGGGATCAAGCTCTGGTCGCCCAGCGGGCAGGCGTTCGACGAGAGGAAGAAGCGGGAGATCGCCGAAGCGGTCGAGAGGGAGGCGTTCGACCTCGCGGACTGGGACGGCGTCGGCGAGCGGACCGCCGCGAGCGACGCCCGTGAGCGCCACGCCGCAGTGCTCCGGGAGGCCCTGACCGACGCGCCCATCGACGAGCTCTCGGTCGTCGTCGACGTCGGCAACGGGACCGGCCGCGTCACGGCCGACGTCCTCGACGCCGTCGGCTGCGACATCGAGACGCTCAACGGCCAGCGCGACGGCGGCTTTCCGGGACGGCCGAGCGAGCCCACGGCGGAAAACTGCGCGACTGCGCGGGTGCTCGTCGAGTCGATCGACGCCGACCTCGGGATCCTCCACGACGGCGACGCCGACCGGATGCTGGCCGTCGACGAGGAGGGAGCCTTCGTCGGCGGCGACGCCCTGCTCGCGCTCTTCGGACGCCGGGAGGTCGGCGAGGGCGACCGCGTGGCCGTTCCGGTCGACACCTCCCTCGCGGTCGCCGACGCCGTCTCCGAACGGGGCGGCGACGTCGTCTACACGCCCGTCGGCGACGTCTTCGTGGCCGAGCGCGCCGCCGAGTCGGGGGTCGTCTTCGGCGGCGAGCCGAGCGGCGCGTGGATCTGGCCCGACGAGACGCTCTGTCCGGACGGCCCGCTCGCGGCGTGTCGGCTCGCCGCCGTCGTCGCCGACGACGGACCGCTGTCGGCGCTCGTCGACGAACTTCCGCAGTATCCGATCCGCCGGGACGCCGTCCGCACCGAACGCAAGGGCGCGGTGATGGACCGAGTGCGGGGGATCGCCGACGAGGAGTACGCGGAGGTGCAGACGCTCGACGGCGTCCGGATCGACACCGACCGGGGGTGGTTCCTCGTGCGCGCGAGCGGGACCGAACCGCTCGTCCGACTGACTGCCGAAGCCCGCGACGAAGACGACGCCGACGCGCTGTTCGCGGAAGCGAAGGAACTGGTCGAAAGAGCGTCCGACTGA
- the aglJ gene encoding S-layer glycoprotein N-glycosyltransferase AglJ, protein MDYDDVCVLVPTYNEAETIGEVVADFRSAGFDDVLVVDGGSEDGTDDIADEHGARVVYQSGSGKGQAVREGVREHVDREYVLMLDGDATYRVEDAETMLKPLLEGDAEHVIGNRFADLRAGAMTQFNQVGNRIINRGFSIVHGESYGDILSGYRAFTRESFLQMTLSSDGFGVETEMAVECAKRNVPTAVVPITYLPRPSGSDTNLRPIRDGGIIFLELYRRAKTNNPLFYFGSLGVLSTVTGLVIAAYVLVDWLTRDVSHEVLAVVAGFGIIVGVQLLMFGVLADLILTLHRETLQEIDRLDESRDRN, encoded by the coding sequence ATGGATTACGACGACGTCTGCGTCCTCGTGCCCACCTACAACGAGGCCGAGACGATCGGCGAGGTAGTCGCGGACTTCCGGAGCGCGGGCTTCGACGACGTCCTCGTCGTCGACGGCGGCTCCGAGGACGGCACCGACGACATCGCCGACGAGCACGGCGCGCGCGTCGTCTACCAGTCCGGATCGGGCAAGGGCCAGGCCGTCCGCGAGGGCGTCCGCGAGCACGTCGACCGCGAGTACGTGCTGATGCTCGACGGCGACGCGACGTACCGCGTCGAGGACGCCGAGACGATGCTGAAACCGCTCCTGGAGGGCGACGCGGAACACGTCATCGGCAACCGCTTCGCGGACCTCCGCGCGGGCGCGATGACCCAATTCAATCAGGTCGGCAACCGCATCATCAACCGCGGGTTCTCGATCGTCCACGGGGAGAGCTACGGCGACATCCTCTCGGGCTACCGCGCGTTCACCCGCGAGTCGTTCCTGCAAATGACGCTCTCGTCGGACGGCTTCGGCGTCGAGACCGAGATGGCCGTCGAGTGCGCAAAGCGGAACGTCCCGACCGCGGTCGTCCCGATCACGTATCTCCCTCGCCCCTCCGGATCGGACACGAACCTCAGACCGATCCGCGACGGCGGGATCATCTTCCTGGAACTGTACCGCCGCGCGAAGACCAACAATCCGCTCTTCTACTTCGGGAGCCTGGGCGTCCTTTCGACTGTCACCGGCCTCGTCATCGCCGCGTACGTCCTCGTCGACTGGCTCACTCGCGACGTCTCCCACGAGGTGCTCGCTGTCGTCGCGGGCTTCGGGATCATCGTCGGCGTCCAACTGCTGATGTTCGGCGTCCTCGCGGACCTGATTCTCACGCTCCACCGCGAGACGCTACAGGAGATCGACCGGCTCGACGAGTCGCGGGATCGGAATTAG
- a CDS encoding cob(I)yrinic acid a,c-diamide adenosyltransferase, which produces MKIYTGRGDEGMTDLRDMSRVSKTSARIEAYGTVDEANAVIGTARPTGYDDVDETLERVQNHLHIVQADFANPTPEEDDPVVTAEHVEELEDAIDEADEELEPLTSFILPGGSESGAALHHARAVVRRAERRAVALAADEPVNEEAIRYLNRLSDALFVFGRLVNARDGVPEESPSY; this is translated from the coding sequence ATGAAGATCTACACCGGCCGCGGCGACGAGGGGATGACCGACCTGCGGGACATGTCGCGAGTCTCGAAGACCAGCGCCCGGATCGAGGCCTACGGCACCGTCGACGAGGCCAACGCGGTGATCGGCACCGCGCGGCCCACCGGCTACGACGACGTCGACGAGACGCTCGAACGGGTGCAGAACCACCTCCACATCGTCCAGGCGGACTTCGCGAACCCCACTCCCGAGGAGGACGACCCGGTCGTGACCGCCGAGCACGTCGAGGAGCTGGAGGACGCCATCGACGAGGCCGACGAGGAACTCGAACCCCTGACGTCGTTCATCCTGCCCGGCGGGAGCGAGTCGGGCGCGGCACTCCACCACGCGCGGGCGGTCGTCCGCCGCGCCGAGCGCCGCGCCGTCGCGCTCGCGGCCGACGAGCCCGTGAACGAGGAGGCGATCCGCTACCTCAATCGGCTCTCGGACGCGCTGTTCGTGTTCGGACGGCTGGTCAACGCCCGGGACGGCGTGCCCGAGGAGTCGCCGTCGTACTGA
- a CDS encoding DUF5789 family protein, with translation MAVRPPQQGDDEPESLEFGIAALDPYLSEANLTFPATSDEIVRALGDPAIPYDANDNTVALSEALAAVGQSQFESEREFLDALHPVLEEYRASGGGLFSQLRALLPF, from the coding sequence ATGGCTGTCAGACCACCGCAACAGGGCGACGACGAACCCGAATCCCTGGAGTTCGGTATCGCGGCGCTCGACCCCTATCTCTCGGAGGCGAATCTCACGTTCCCGGCGACGTCCGACGAGATCGTCCGGGCGCTCGGCGACCCCGCGATCCCGTACGACGCCAACGACAACACGGTCGCGCTCTCGGAGGCCCTCGCGGCTGTCGGACAGAGCCAGTTCGAGAGCGAGCGGGAGTTCTTAGACGCCCTCCACCCCGTCCTCGAGGAGTATCGGGCCTCCGGCGGCGGGCTCTTCTCCCAGTTGCGGGCCCTGCTACCCTTCTAA
- a CDS encoding DsbA family oxidoreductase, with protein sequence MSTDTTDPDSAAEGDVITIYSDYVCPFCYLGRRSLDAYQADRDAELEIDWHPFDLRSGKRNPDGTIDHEADDGKDDAYYEQAKENVRRLQEQYGADEMELDLATEVDSLPAQVVSVAVREAHDYETWLDFDEAVFAALWHEGRDIGAEDVLVDLATDVGVDADFVRDALADEERRSAIREQFREAQQRGITGVPTFVYEGYAARGAVPPEQLRRLVEGE encoded by the coding sequence ATGTCAACGGATACGACAGACCCGGACAGCGCGGCCGAAGGCGACGTGATCACGATCTACTCGGACTACGTCTGCCCGTTCTGCTACCTGGGCCGCCGATCGCTCGACGCCTACCAGGCCGACCGCGACGCGGAACTGGAGATCGACTGGCACCCCTTCGACCTCCGGTCGGGCAAGCGCAACCCCGACGGGACGATCGACCACGAGGCCGACGACGGCAAGGACGACGCCTACTACGAGCAGGCCAAGGAGAACGTCCGCCGGCTCCAAGAGCAGTACGGCGCCGACGAGATGGAACTGGACCTGGCGACCGAGGTCGACTCCCTGCCAGCGCAGGTCGTCTCCGTGGCCGTCCGCGAGGCCCACGACTACGAGACGTGGCTCGACTTCGACGAGGCCGTCTTCGCGGCGCTGTGGCACGAGGGCCGCGACATCGGCGCCGAGGACGTGCTGGTCGATCTCGCGACCGACGTGGGCGTCGACGCCGACTTCGTCCGCGACGCGCTCGCCGACGAGGAGCGCCGCTCGGCGATCCGCGAGCAGTTCCGAGAGGCACAGCAGCGCGGCATCACGGGCGTTCCGACGTTCGTCTACGAGGGGTACGCCGCCCGCGGTGCGGTTCCGCCCGAGCAGCTCCGGCGGCTGGTCGAAGGCGAGTAA
- a CDS encoding glutaredoxin family protein, protein MGITLYALDGCPYCEAVHDALEDHGIDYETEWVEGLHSKRNEVKRVSGQRAVPVLIDDARGVTMCESENIIEYVETTLANR, encoded by the coding sequence ATGGGCATCACGCTGTACGCGCTCGACGGCTGTCCGTACTGTGAGGCGGTCCACGACGCGCTCGAAGACCACGGGATCGACTACGAGACCGAGTGGGTCGAGGGGCTCCACTCGAAGCGGAACGAGGTGAAGCGCGTGAGCGGCCAGCGCGCCGTGCCCGTCCTGATCGACGACGCACGCGGCGTCACGATGTGCGAGAGCGAGAACATCATCGAGTACGTCGAGACGACCCTCGCGAACCGATGA
- the hmgA gene encoding hydroxymethylglutaryl-CoA reductase (NADPH) codes for MTDADDASDADPESLAERVRAGDLRLHELDDHADADAAAAARRLVVEGETDASLESIGNYGFPAERAESNIENMLGTVQVPVGVAGPVDVNGGAADGEAYLPLATTEGALLASVNRGCSVLSRAGGANARVLKSGMTRAPVFRVTDVVEAEALVSWVRDNTDRLAEAAESTTSHGEVLDVTPYVVGNSVYLRFRYDTKDAMGMNMATIATEAACDVVESETAAELVALSGNLCTDKKPAAINAVEGRGRTVTADVTIPREVVEERLHTTPGDIAELNTRKNLVGSAKAGSLGFNAHVANVVAAMFLATGQDEAQVVEGANAITTAEERDGDLYLSVSLASLEVGTVGGGTKLPTQSEALDVLGIRGGGDPAGSNADALAEYIAVGALAGELSLLSALASRHLSSAHAELGR; via the coding sequence ATGACCGACGCCGACGACGCTTCCGATGCCGACCCCGAATCGCTCGCCGAGCGCGTCCGCGCGGGCGACCTCCGGCTCCACGAGCTCGACGACCACGCCGACGCCGACGCGGCGGCCGCGGCGCGCCGGCTGGTCGTCGAGGGCGAGACCGACGCGTCGCTGGAGTCGATCGGCAACTACGGCTTCCCCGCCGAGCGCGCGGAGTCGAACATCGAGAACATGCTCGGGACCGTCCAGGTCCCGGTCGGCGTCGCCGGCCCCGTCGACGTGAACGGCGGCGCGGCCGACGGCGAGGCGTACCTCCCGCTGGCGACGACCGAGGGCGCCCTCCTGGCGAGCGTCAACCGCGGCTGTTCGGTCCTCTCCCGAGCGGGCGGCGCGAACGCGCGCGTCCTCAAATCCGGAATGACCCGCGCGCCGGTCTTCCGCGTCACCGACGTCGTCGAGGCCGAGGCGCTGGTCTCGTGGGTCCGGGACAACACCGATCGACTGGCAGAGGCCGCCGAGTCGACGACGAGCCACGGCGAGGTCCTGGACGTGACGCCGTACGTCGTCGGCAACTCCGTCTACCTCCGCTTCCGCTACGACACCAAGGACGCGATGGGGATGAATATGGCCACGATCGCGACCGAGGCCGCCTGCGACGTCGTCGAATCGGAGACCGCGGCCGAACTCGTCGCGCTCTCGGGGAACCTCTGCACCGACAAGAAGCCCGCCGCGATCAACGCGGTCGAGGGCCGCGGCCGGACCGTCACCGCGGACGTGACCATCCCCCGCGAGGTCGTCGAAGAGCGACTCCACACGACCCCTGGCGACATCGCCGAACTGAACACGCGAAAGAACCTCGTCGGCTCCGCGAAGGCCGGCAGCCTCGGCTTCAACGCCCACGTCGCGAACGTCGTCGCCGCGATGTTCCTCGCGACCGGCCAGGACGAGGCCCAGGTCGTCGAGGGCGCCAACGCCATCACCACTGCCGAGGAGCGCGACGGCGACCTCTACCTCTCGGTGTCGCTGGCGTCGCTCGAAGTCGGCACCGTCGGCGGCGGCACCAAGCTCCCCACCCAGTCGGAGGCGCTGGACGTGCTGGGGATTCGGGGCGGCGGCGACCCGGCGGGCTCGAACGCCGACGCGCTCGCCGAGTATATCGCGGTCGGCGCGCTCGCCGGGGAACTCTCGCTGCTCTCGGCGCTCGCCTCGCGACACCTCTCCAGCGCGCACGCCGAACTCGGCCGATAG
- the icd gene encoding isocitrate dehydrogenase (NADP(+)) codes for MSYDKVEVPDAGEKITLADAETGELDVPETPIIPIIHGDGIGTDVGPAAQKVLDAAAEATGRSVEWMRLYAGESAREKYGENLPDDTVQAIKEHRVAIKGPLTTPVGAGYRSLNVALRQKLDLYANVRPTYHIDGVPSPVKNPEKMDMVTFRENTEDVYAGIEWEAGTDEVEQVREFVEDEMGEDDVIHDGPVGIGIKPITEFGTKRLVREAIEYALENDRDSVTLVHKGNIMKFTEGAFRDWGYEVAEEEYGDVAITEDELWEEYDGEAPEDQLVVKDRIADNMLQQLLTRTDEYDVIATMNLNGDYMSDAAGAQIGGLGIAPGANFGEGLCLAEPVHGSAPKYAGEDKVNPTAMILSGRLMFEYIGWKDAGTLIRDAVEKTISEGDVTYDLERQIEGGNKLATSEFAEAVVENIHDLA; via the coding sequence ATGAGCTACGACAAGGTCGAAGTCCCCGACGCGGGGGAGAAGATCACGCTCGCCGACGCCGAGACCGGGGAGTTGGACGTCCCCGAGACGCCGATCATCCCGATCATTCACGGCGACGGAATCGGAACGGACGTCGGACCCGCGGCACAGAAGGTACTCGACGCCGCCGCGGAGGCCACGGGCCGCTCGGTCGAGTGGATGCGCCTCTACGCCGGCGAGTCCGCCCGCGAGAAGTACGGCGAGAACCTCCCCGACGACACGGTGCAGGCCATCAAGGAGCACCGCGTCGCCATCAAGGGCCCGCTCACGACCCCCGTCGGCGCCGGCTACCGCTCGCTGAACGTCGCGCTCCGGCAGAAGCTCGACCTCTACGCGAACGTCCGCCCGACCTACCACATCGACGGCGTCCCCTCGCCCGTCAAGAACCCCGAGAAGATGGATATGGTGACCTTCCGGGAGAACACCGAAGACGTCTACGCCGGCATCGAGTGGGAGGCCGGCACCGACGAGGTAGAGCAGGTGCGCGAGTTCGTCGAAGACGAGATGGGCGAAGACGACGTCATCCACGACGGCCCCGTCGGCATCGGCATCAAGCCCATCACGGAGTTCGGCACGAAGCGCCTCGTCCGCGAGGCCATCGAGTACGCCCTGGAGAACGACCGCGACTCGGTCACGCTCGTCCACAAGGGCAACATCATGAAGTTCACCGAGGGCGCGTTCCGCGACTGGGGCTACGAGGTCGCCGAAGAGGAGTACGGCGACGTCGCCATCACCGAGGACGAGCTCTGGGAGGAGTACGACGGCGAGGCCCCCGAGGACCAGCTGGTCGTCAAGGACCGCATCGCCGACAACATGCTCCAGCAGCTCCTCACTCGCACCGACGAGTACGACGTCATCGCGACGATGAACCTCAACGGCGACTACATGTCGGACGCCGCCGGCGCGCAGATCGGCGGCCTCGGCATCGCGCCGGGCGCGAACTTCGGCGAGGGCCTCTGTCTGGCCGAGCCGGTCCACGGCTCCGCGCCCAAGTACGCGGGCGAGGACAAGGTCAATCCGACCGCGATGATCCTCTCCGGCCGGCTGATGTTCGAGTACATCGGCTGGAAGGACGCCGGCACGCTCATCCGCGACGCCGTCGAGAAGACCATCTCCGAGGGCGACGTCACCTACGACCTCGAACGGCAGATCGAGGGCGGCAACAAGCTCGCGACCTCGGAGTTCGCCGAGGCCGTGGTCGAGAACATCCACGACCTGGCGTAA
- a CDS encoding DUF5817 domain-containing protein, which translates to MYAVVGCTDCEHLWLLKDPRAAETATCPQCGRTHRTEKLRRFVEDEDREAARQARSALLAKRGGNSEAFAETAHVAEMERDLDERGVDDREYIEGSGLDADEIDAAGERASAGQAGSSPSRPEIVREALRTLESPTADDVADYAAERGVPAEAARDLLEKLTRRGEASESRGTYRLL; encoded by the coding sequence ATGTACGCCGTCGTCGGCTGCACCGACTGCGAGCACCTCTGGCTCCTGAAGGACCCGCGGGCCGCCGAGACCGCCACGTGTCCCCAGTGCGGGCGGACCCACCGGACGGAGAAGCTCCGGCGGTTCGTCGAGGACGAAGACAGGGAGGCCGCCAGGCAGGCCCGCTCGGCGCTCTTGGCCAAGCGCGGCGGCAACAGCGAGGCGTTCGCGGAGACGGCCCACGTCGCGGAGATGGAGCGCGACCTCGACGAGCGCGGCGTCGACGACAGGGAGTACATCGAGGGATCGGGCCTCGACGCCGACGAGATCGACGCCGCGGGCGAGCGGGCGTCCGCGGGGCAGGCCGGATCGAGCCCGAGTCGACCGGAGATCGTCCGCGAGGCGCTTCGGACCCTGGAGTCGCCGACGGCCGACGACGTCGCAGATTACGCCGCAGAGCGGGGCGTGCCCGCCGAAGCGGCCCGCGATCTGCTGGAGAAGCTCACCCGCCGCGGCGAGGCCTCGGAGTCCCGCGGGACCTACCGGCTCCTGTGA
- the pyrF gene encoding orotidine-5'-phosphate decarboxylase gives MTAPFFQRLADRIERIDSVVSVGLDADRSRLPEHLTEKDLPQWAFNRRIIDATHEHAACYKPNAAFYEDAEGWRALRETVAYAHGKDVPVLLDAKRADIGNTTRQYAKLLDEVDAITVNPYMGRDSLQPFLDREDKGIFVLCRTSNPGGADLQDLELASGEAVYERVAALADLWNEHGNVGLVVGATAPEELESIRKQVPDLPFLVPGIGAQGGDAEAAVKHGLADGVGLVNSSRGIIFAGEDGGEAFATAAGNAAKRLKQRLNQYREG, from the coding sequence ATGACCGCGCCGTTCTTCCAGCGCCTCGCCGACCGGATCGAGCGGATCGACAGCGTCGTCTCCGTGGGACTGGACGCCGACCGCTCGCGGCTCCCCGAGCACCTGACCGAAAAGGACCTCCCGCAGTGGGCGTTCAACCGCCGGATCATCGACGCGACGCACGAACACGCCGCCTGCTACAAGCCGAACGCGGCGTTCTACGAGGACGCGGAGGGCTGGCGCGCGCTCCGCGAGACGGTCGCGTACGCCCACGGCAAGGACGTGCCCGTCCTGCTCGACGCGAAACGGGCCGACATCGGCAACACGACCCGACAGTACGCGAAACTGCTCGACGAGGTCGACGCCATCACCGTGAATCCGTATATGGGCCGAGACTCCCTCCAGCCGTTTCTGGATCGGGAAGACAAGGGAATCTTCGTGCTCTGTCGGACCTCGAATCCCGGCGGCGCCGACCTCCAGGACCTCGAACTCGCCTCCGGCGAGGCCGTCTACGAGCGGGTCGCGGCGCTCGCGGACCTGTGGAACGAACACGGCAACGTCGGCCTCGTCGTGGGCGCGACCGCGCCCGAGGAACTGGAATCGATCCGCAAACAGGTCCCCGACCTCCCGTTCCTCGTGCCGGGGATCGGCGCGCAGGGCGGCGACGCGGAGGCGGCCGTGAAACACGGGCTGGCGGACGGCGTCGGCCTGGTGAACTCCTCGCGGGGGATCATCTTCGCCGGCGAGGACGGGGGCGAGGCGTTCGCGACGGCCGCCGGAAACGCGGCCAAGCGGCTGAAGCAGCGGCTGAATCAGTACCGCGAAGGCTGA